The following are encoded together in the Citrus sinensis cultivar Valencia sweet orange chromosome 1, DVS_A1.0, whole genome shotgun sequence genome:
- the LOC102614923 gene encoding uncharacterized protein LOC102614923 has protein sequence MSFTGPSMSSGGNTVRRAIEFGRTYVVRPKGKHQATVVWLHGLGDNGSSWSQLLETLPLPNIKWICPTAPTRPMTIFGGFPSTAWFDVGDLSEDVPDDLEGLDAAAAHVVNLLSTEPTDIKLGVGGFSMGAATALYSATCFAHGKYGNGNPYPAKLSAVVGLSGWLPCSKTLKNKLGGENEARRRAASLPILLCHGKGDDVVQYKFGEKSSQALTSNAFQDVIFKAYSGLGHYTCPEEMDEVCAWLTTKLGLEGCSS, from the exons GGGGTAATACTGTTAGAAGAGCAATTGAGTTCGGAAGGACCTATGTGGTCAGGCCCAAAGGTAAACACCAAGCCACTGTTGTGTGGCTTCATGGACTTGGCGATAATGGTTCAAG CTGGTCCCAGCTCCTCGAGACTCTTCCTCTTCCAAAT ATTAAATGGATTTGCCCAACTGCCCCTACTCGACCAATGACTATATTTGGCGGCTTTCCATCCACTGCCT GGTTTGATGTGGGAGACCTTTCAGAAGATGTTCCTGATGACTTAGAGGGTTTAGATGCTGCAGCTGCACATGTTGTGAATTTATTGTCCACTGAGCCCACTGACA TTAAACTTGGTGTTGGAGGTTTCAGTATGGGAGCAGCAACCGCACTGTACTCTGCAACCTGCTTTGCCCATGGAAAATATGGGAATGGCAATCCATACCCTGCTAAATTGAGTGCAGTTGTAGGACTGAGTGGCTGGCTTCCTTGCTCAAA GACCTTGAAGAACAAACTAGGTGGAGAAAATGAAGCTAGAAGACGTGCTGCATCCTTGCCCATTTTGCTCTGCCATGGAAAAG GTGATGATGTGGTTCAGTAtaaatttggtgagaaatccTCGCAAGCCTTGACTTCAAATGCATTTCAGGATGTGATCTTCAAAGCTTACAGTGG CCTTGGCCACTACACCTGTCCTGAAGAGATGGACGAGGTCTGTGCTTGGCTAACAACTAAACTGGGGCTTGAGGGATGCTCTTCATGA
- the LOC102615716 gene encoding uncharacterized protein LOC102615716 has translation MPKDRRDRSVSVDRCNASPYPCSSSRTQKSSAKILLENDENLKEWEEARCPVCMEHPHNAVLLLCSSHEKGCRPFMCDTSYRHSNCLDQFRKSFVETSSMTVMSQLEESQPSPTNASVLTSEATATGLLEERSEEGSSMPHSLSCEKKTRPKLVCPLCRGDVKDWIIVDAARRFMNGKTRSCSCETCDFSGTYTDLRKHARVEHPLVRPSEVDPERQHNWRRLERQRDLGDLLSTLQSSFGEERDESSVLPIDDGGWLTVFFLIRVFRPGSSTRRSSWSGTSRARAHLSIRRRTSQLWGESYDGETGSSSRDEDNESSDGGSAPLRRSERIRRQTTPDNQP, from the coding sequence ATCGTTCTGTGTCTGTTGATAGATGCAATGCATCTCCTTACCCATGCAGTTCTAGTCGTACTCAGAAGTCCTCTGCCAAAATCCTattggaaaatgatgaaaatttgaaagaatggGAAGAGGCCAGGTGCCCTGTTTGCATGGAACATCCTCATAATGCAGTTCTCCTCCTATGCTCTTCCCATGAGAAAGGTTGTCGTCCTTTTATGTGTGACACAAGCTACCGACATTCGAACTGTCTGGATCAGTTTCGCAAGTCATTTGTAGAGACTTCATCCATGACTGTGATGTCACAGCTAGAAGAATCCCAACCCTCTCCTACAAATGCATCGGTTTTGACTTCAGAAGCAACAGCTACTGGCTTGCTAGAAGAAAGAAGCGAGGAAGGATCCTCTATGCCACATTCTTTGTCTTGCGAGAAGAAGACCCGGCCAAAGCTAGTGTGCCCCCTTTGCCGTGGTGATGTTAAAGACTGGATTATTGTGGATGCTGCTCGTAGGTTTATGAATGGGAAGACTAGAAGTTGTTCTTGTGAGACGTGTGATTTCAGCGGGACATATACGGATCTCAGAAAACATGCTAGGGTTGAACATCCGCTCGTGCGGCCATCTGAGGTTGACCCAGAGCGGCAGCATAATTGGAGAAGATTGGAGCGCCAGAGGGACCTTGGGGACTTGCTTAGCACACTTCAGTCTTCTTTTGGTGAGGAGAGGGATGAGAGCAGTGTTTTGCCTATTGATGATGGTGGTTGGCTTActgtattttttcttataagaGTGTTTAGGCCTGGTTCTAGTACAAGGAGAAGCAGCTGGTCTGGTACCTCAAGGGCCAGAGCACACTTGAGTATTAGAAGGCGAACTTCCCAACTTTGGGGGGAGAGCTATGATGGAGAAACAGGATCTTCTTCCAGAGACGAGGACAATGAATCATCAGATGGTGGTTCAGCTCCTCTGAGGCGCAGTGAGCGCATTCGGAGGCAAACAACTCCGGACAATCAGCCTTAG
- the EREBP gene encoding deSI-like protein At4g17486-like isoform X1, translating to MVSAQISSSSEHDGINETQVVLNVYDLTPVNSYTYWFGFGIFHSGIEVHGKEYGFGAHDFPVSGVFEVEPRSCPGFIYRASILLGRINMPPSEFRTFIECSASEYHGDTYNLISKNCNHFTDDIAWRLTGKHIPGWVNRLARLGALCGCLLPESLQATTVKQLPEYHDCTEDGSESLSTATPRESTEMDDNDQEKLLVTSSAGTGEVAFVREAIK from the exons ATGGTGTCAGCACAAATCTCATCTTCAAGCGAACACGATGGTATTAACGAAACCCAGGTGGTGTTAAACGTTTACGATCTCACCCCTGTGAATAGTTACACCTATTGGTTCGGTTTCGGGATTTTTCACTCCGGTATCGAAG TTCATGGAAAGGAGTATGGATTTGGAGCTCATGATTTTCCAGTTAGTGGAGTTTTTGAAGTCGAACCAAGAAGTTGCCCTGGATTTATTTACCGAGCTTCTATCCTGTTGGGCCGCATAAATATGCCTCCCTCTGAATTCCGGACATTTATTGAGTGTTCAGCATCTGAGTATCATGGAGACACTTATAACCTCATCTCAAAGAATTGCAACCATTTTACAGATGATATTGCATGGAGATTGACTGGCAAACACATCCCTGGGTGGGTGAATCGGCTGGCCCGGCTAG GTGCTTTATGCGGTTGTCTACTTCCTGAAAGCCTTCAAGCAACTACTGTTAAGCAGCTACCTGAATACCATGACTGTACAG AAGATGGAAGTGAGTCTTTGTCGACTGCGACACCCCGCGAGTCAACAGAAATGGATGATAACGATCAAGAGAAACTCTTGGTAACATCATCAGCTGGCACTGGGGAAGTTGCTTTTGTCAGAGAGGCCATCAAGTGA
- the EREBP gene encoding deSI-like protein At4g17486-like isoform X2, whose protein sequence is MVSAQISSSSEHDGINETQVVLNVYDLTPVNSYTYWFGFGIFHSVHGKEYGFGAHDFPVSGVFEVEPRSCPGFIYRASILLGRINMPPSEFRTFIECSASEYHGDTYNLISKNCNHFTDDIAWRLTGKHIPGWVNRLARLGALCGCLLPESLQATTVKQLPEYHDCTEEDGSESLSTATPRESTEMDDNDQEKLLVTSSAGTGEVAFVREAIK, encoded by the exons ATGGTGTCAGCACAAATCTCATCTTCAAGCGAACACGATGGTATTAACGAAACCCAGGTGGTGTTAAACGTTTACGATCTCACCCCTGTGAATAGTTACACCTATTGGTTCGGTTTCGGGATTTTTCACTCCG TTCATGGAAAGGAGTATGGATTTGGAGCTCATGATTTTCCAGTTAGTGGAGTTTTTGAAGTCGAACCAAGAAGTTGCCCTGGATTTATTTACCGAGCTTCTATCCTGTTGGGCCGCATAAATATGCCTCCCTCTGAATTCCGGACATTTATTGAGTGTTCAGCATCTGAGTATCATGGAGACACTTATAACCTCATCTCAAAGAATTGCAACCATTTTACAGATGATATTGCATGGAGATTGACTGGCAAACACATCCCTGGGTGGGTGAATCGGCTGGCCCGGCTAG GTGCTTTATGCGGTTGTCTACTTCCTGAAAGCCTTCAAGCAACTACTGTTAAGCAGCTACCTGAATACCATGACTGTACAG AAGAAGATGGAAGTGAGTCTTTGTCGACTGCGACACCCCGCGAGTCAACAGAAATGGATGATAACGATCAAGAGAAACTCTTGGTAACATCATCAGCTGGCACTGGGGAAGTTGCTTTTGTCAGAGAGGCCATCAAGTGA
- the EREBP gene encoding deSI-like protein At4g17486-like (The RefSeq protein has 5 substitutions compared to this genomic sequence): MVSAQISSSSEHDGINETQVVLNVYDLTPVNSYTYWFGFGIFHSGIEVHGKECGFGAHDFPVSGVFEVEPRSCPGFIYRASNLLGRINMPPSEFRTFIECSASEYHGDAYNLISKNCNHFTDDIAWRLTGKHVPGWVNRLARLGALCGCLLPESLQATTVKQLPEYHDCTEEDGSESLSTATPRESTEMDDNDQEKLLVTSSAGTGEVAFVREATK, encoded by the exons ATGGTGTCAGCACAAATCTCATCTTCAAGCGAACACGATGGTATTAACGAAACCCAGGTGGTGTTAAACGTTTACGATCTCACCCCTGTGAATAGTTACACCTATTGGTTCGGTTTCGGGATTTTTCACTCCGGTATCGAAG TTCATGGAAAGGAGTATGGATTTGGAGCTCATGATTTTCCAGTTAGTGGAGTTTTTGAAGTCGAACCAAGAAGTTGCCCTGGATTTATTTACCGAGCTTCTATCCTGTTGGGCCGCATAAATATGCCTCCCTCTGAATTCCGGACATTTATTGAGTGTTCAGCATCTGAGTATCATGGAGACACTTATAACCTCATCTCAAAGAATTGCAACCATTTTACAGATGATATTGCATGGAGATTGACTGGCAAACACATCCCTGGGTGGGTGAATCGGCTGGCCCGGCTAG GTGCTTTATGCGGTTGTCTACTTCCTGAAAGCCTTCAAGCAACTACTGTTAAGCAGCTACCTGAATACCATGACTGTACAG AAGAAGATGGAAGTGAGTCTTTGTCGACTGCGACACCCCGCGAGTCAACAGAAATGGATGATAACGATCAAGAGAAACTCTTGGTAACATCATCAGCTGGCACTGGGGAAGTTGCTTTTGTCAGAGAGGCCATCAAGTGA